Proteins co-encoded in one Halorussus vallis genomic window:
- a CDS encoding metal-dependent hydrolase, whose amino-acid sequence MMATTHALFGMLLGAVALFVAPEFAPVAIAAGAAGGLFPDLDLPLPGVHRKTLHFPVYNAFAALPAVALAALAPTTLTVAAAAFLAAAAAHAASDALGGGLELRPWEATSERAVYDHFRGRWIHPRRLIRYDGAPEDLLLAAALAVPAAAYDRLSQFVALALLGVSVGYVALRKPLVDAGESLVERLPDGVRARLPISI is encoded by the coding sequence ATGATGGCGACCACCCACGCCCTGTTCGGCATGCTGTTGGGGGCGGTCGCGCTGTTCGTCGCCCCCGAGTTCGCGCCCGTCGCGATAGCCGCGGGTGCGGCCGGCGGCCTGTTTCCCGACCTCGACCTGCCGCTGCCGGGCGTCCACCGTAAGACGCTCCACTTCCCGGTCTACAACGCGTTCGCGGCGCTACCAGCGGTCGCGCTCGCCGCACTCGCGCCGACGACGCTCACTGTCGCCGCCGCGGCCTTCCTCGCGGCGGCCGCGGCCCACGCCGCCAGCGACGCGCTGGGCGGCGGCCTCGAACTTCGGCCGTGGGAAGCCACCTCCGAGCGCGCGGTGTACGACCACTTCCGAGGTCGATGGATTCACCCCCGGCGGTTGATTCGCTACGACGGCGCGCCCGAGGACCTCCTGCTCGCGGCCGCGCTCGCGGTTCCGGCCGCGGCCTACGACCGCCTCTCGCAGTTCGTCGCGCTCGCGTTGCTCGGCGTCTCGGTCGGCTACGTCGCGCTCCGCAAACCCCTCGTCGACGCGGGCGAGTCGCTGGTCGAGCGACTGCCCGACGGCGTGCGAGCGCGCCTCCCGATTTCCATCTGA
- a CDS encoding methyltransferase gives MDYREALLLRAARETGVLDAVTTRAGTPTEVADETGVTERAARITLDAMVELGYLERVGDGYEITNRGLGFVAKADVHSVGRTPHALDCVDRWLELPETMRTGDPPDPPEDWTVNFVGAMAATDETTVRAGVTAAVHANPDAERVLDVGGGPGLHAKEFARRGFDVTLLDRPEVLDVARPSLEREPVDLVAGDATEELPGGFDVVFCSRVAHGLGPEENRRLFENAFDALEPGGAVVVLDRVRSRSPDAALFAAHMLANTERGDTYTEAEFREWLTAAGFEDVEVGDVPGTDRQAVTGFRPRD, from the coding sequence ATGGACTACCGGGAAGCCCTGCTACTCCGGGCCGCCCGCGAGACGGGCGTCCTCGACGCGGTGACGACGCGCGCCGGAACGCCGACCGAAGTCGCCGACGAGACGGGCGTCACCGAGCGCGCCGCCCGTATCACGCTCGACGCGATGGTCGAACTCGGCTACCTGGAGCGAGTCGGCGACGGCTACGAGATTACGAACCGCGGCCTCGGGTTCGTCGCCAAGGCCGACGTCCACTCCGTCGGCCGGACGCCCCACGCGCTCGACTGCGTCGACCGCTGGCTCGAACTCCCCGAGACGATGCGGACCGGCGACCCGCCCGACCCGCCCGAGGACTGGACGGTCAACTTCGTCGGCGCGATGGCGGCCACCGACGAGACGACGGTCCGGGCCGGCGTCACCGCGGCCGTCCACGCCAACCCGGACGCCGAGCGCGTCCTCGACGTCGGGGGCGGCCCCGGCCTCCACGCGAAGGAGTTCGCTCGCCGCGGGTTCGACGTGACCCTTCTCGACCGACCCGAGGTGCTCGACGTCGCGCGGCCGTCGCTCGAACGCGAACCGGTCGACCTCGTGGCGGGCGACGCGACCGAGGAGTTACCCGGCGGCTTCGACGTCGTCTTCTGCTCGCGGGTCGCCCACGGACTCGGCCCCGAGGAGAACCGCCGACTGTTCGAAAACGCCTTCGACGCGCTCGAACCCGGCGGCGCGGTCGTCGTCCTCGACCGGGTGCGTAGTCGGTCCCCGGACGCCGCGCTGTTCGCGGCCCACATGCTCGCGAACACCGAGCGCGGCGACACCTACACCGAAGCCGAGTTCCGGGAGTGGCTCACCGCAGCCGGCTTCGAAGACGTCGAGGTCGGCGACGTTCCCGGCACCGACCGGCAGGCCGTCACCGGATTCCGGCCGCGCGATTGA
- a CDS encoding 50S ribosomal protein L16 encodes MSDKPASMYREISKPAYTRREYITGIPGSKIAQHKMGSVETDEDDYPVQISLVTEEECQLRHGALEASRLSANRYLLKELGQENYKMILRKFPHHVIRENKQATGAGADRVSDGMRQAFGKVVGTAARIPRNDRIFTAWCQPEDAPVVKDAFRRAYNKISPPCRVKVERGEELLIS; translated from the coding sequence ATGTCCGACAAACCCGCCTCGATGTACCGGGAAATCAGTAAGCCGGCGTACACGCGACGCGAGTACATCACCGGCATCCCCGGTTCGAAGATCGCACAGCACAAGATGGGCAGCGTCGAAACCGACGAGGACGACTACCCCGTCCAGATCAGTCTCGTCACCGAGGAGGAGTGCCAGCTCCGCCACGGCGCGCTCGAAGCCTCGCGCCTGTCGGCCAACCGCTACCTGCTCAAGGAACTCGGCCAGGAGAACTACAAGATGATTCTCCGCAAGTTCCCCCACCACGTCATCCGGGAGAACAAGCAGGCGACCGGCGCGGGTGCGGACCGTGTCTCCGACGGAATGCGACAGGCCTTCGGTAAGGTCGTCGGCACCGCCGCGCGCATCCCGCGCAACGACCGCATCTTCACCGCGTGGTGCCAGCCCGAGGACGCGCCCGTCGTCAAGGACGCGTTCCGCCGCGCCTACAACAAGATCTCGCCGCCGTGCCGCGTGAAGGTCGAGCGCGGCGAAGAGCTCCTGATCTCCTGA
- a CDS encoding CHY zinc finger protein: MDSDRGAAEHEVGGHTVRGVSVDPETRCAHYDSERDVVALRFACCDAYWPCFRCHEALADHDAERLPVDGSTDAALCGVCGSTLTAREFVDGDHACPDCGVAFNPGCANHYELYFEFESNRDAAER; encoded by the coding sequence ATGGACTCGGACCGCGGGGCGGCCGAGCACGAAGTCGGCGGCCACACCGTCCGCGGCGTCTCCGTCGACCCCGAAACCCGGTGCGCCCACTACGATTCGGAGCGCGACGTGGTCGCGCTCCGGTTCGCCTGCTGTGACGCCTACTGGCCGTGTTTCCGGTGTCACGAGGCGCTCGCGGACCACGACGCCGAGCGACTGCCGGTCGACGGTTCGACCGACGCGGCGCTGTGCGGCGTCTGCGGGTCGACGCTGACCGCCAGGGAGTTCGTCGACGGCGACCACGCGTGTCCCGACTGCGGGGTTGCGTTCAACCCCGGCTGTGCTAACCACTACGAGTTGTACTTCGAGTTCGAGTCGAACCGCGACGCCGCCGAACGCTGA
- a CDS encoding protein-L-isoaspartate(D-aspartate) O-methyltransferase: MTRGWDHATDGGERDDRGRGNRDDRGEYAAARDRLVEVLASREDLDERTLDAMRAVPRHEFVPPNRRDRAYEDTPLPIGDGQTISAPHMVAVMVDDLALEPGESVLEIGTGCGYHAAVTAEVVGPENVASVEYHESLAREARERLDRLGYGGISVRVGDGHEGWPERAPYDAAYLTCAAAELPDAVVEQVRPEGRLLAPVGTANQRLVFARRRADGGLDRDTRGRVRFVPMQED; encoded by the coding sequence GTGACGCGGGGGTGGGACCACGCGACCGACGGGGGCGAACGAGACGACCGCGGCCGGGGCAACCGCGACGACCGTGGCGAGTACGCAGCGGCCCGCGACCGACTCGTCGAGGTCCTCGCGAGCCGCGAGGACCTCGACGAGCGGACACTCGACGCGATGCGGGCGGTACCGCGCCACGAGTTCGTCCCGCCGAACCGCCGCGACCGGGCCTACGAGGACACGCCGCTGCCCATCGGCGACGGCCAGACCATCAGCGCGCCCCACATGGTAGCGGTGATGGTCGACGACCTGGCCCTCGAACCCGGCGAGTCGGTACTCGAAATCGGCACCGGCTGCGGCTACCACGCCGCCGTCACGGCCGAGGTCGTCGGCCCGGAGAACGTCGCCAGCGTCGAGTACCACGAGTCGCTGGCGCGGGAGGCCCGCGAGCGACTAGACCGCCTGGGCTACGGCGGCATCTCGGTCCGCGTCGGCGACGGCCACGAGGGCTGGCCCGAGCGCGCGCCGTACGACGCGGCCTACCTGACCTGCGCCGCCGCGGAGTTGCCGGACGCGGTGGTCGAGCAGGTCCGACCCGAGGGCCGACTGCTCGCACCCGTTGGCACCGCCAACCAGCGACTCGTCTTTGCCCGCCGACGCGCCGACGGCGGACTCGACCGCGACACGCGCGGGCGGGTCCGGTTCGTGCCGATGCAGGAGGATTAA
- a CDS encoding aminopeptidase, translating into MSLRDAAETAIEQCLALEETESCCIVTDDRRLPIGEALYEVASQVTDDATLLRYPPGVQHGEEPPEPVAAAMAAADVFLAPTTKSLSHTRARGKANDAGARGATLPGITEEVFTTGLDADYDAIARHCDDVLEQVADAEEVRVTSPQGTDITFRPGSREWLADTGIVHDAGDFSNLPAGEVFVSPETATGTYVVDGTMMPYGLLDEGQELEFEVEDGYVTRISDDDVREQVETASEEVGDAAYNLAELGIGTNVAVTELVGSVLLDEKAGGTVHVAIGDDAGIGGDTDAPIHLDGILREPTVYADGEEVDLPRP; encoded by the coding sequence ATGAGCCTGCGAGACGCGGCTGAAACCGCCATCGAGCAGTGTCTGGCCCTCGAGGAGACCGAGTCGTGCTGCATCGTCACCGACGACAGGCGTCTGCCCATCGGCGAGGCGCTCTACGAGGTGGCGAGCCAGGTGACCGACGACGCCACCCTCCTCCGGTACCCGCCGGGCGTCCAGCACGGCGAGGAACCGCCCGAACCCGTGGCGGCCGCGATGGCCGCCGCCGACGTATTCCTCGCACCCACGACCAAGAGTTTGAGCCACACCCGCGCCCGGGGGAAGGCCAACGACGCCGGCGCGCGCGGCGCGACGCTCCCCGGCATCACCGAGGAGGTGTTCACCACGGGGCTCGACGCCGACTACGACGCCATCGCCCGCCACTGCGACGACGTGCTCGAACAGGTCGCTGACGCCGAGGAGGTTCGGGTCACCTCGCCCCAGGGCACCGACATCACCTTCCGGCCGGGTTCACGGGAGTGGCTCGCCGACACCGGCATCGTCCACGACGCCGGCGACTTCTCGAACCTCCCCGCGGGCGAGGTGTTCGTCAGCCCGGAAACCGCGACCGGCACCTACGTCGTCGACGGGACGATGATGCCCTACGGTCTGCTCGACGAGGGACAGGAACTCGAGTTCGAGGTCGAGGACGGCTACGTCACCCGGATCTCGGACGACGACGTCCGCGAGCAGGTCGAAACCGCGAGCGAGGAGGTCGGCGACGCCGCGTACAACCTCGCTGAACTCGGCATCGGCACCAACGTCGCGGTCACGGAACTCGTCGGGTCGGTCCTGCTCGACGAGAAGGCCGGCGGCACGGTCCACGTCGCCATCGGCGACGACGCGGGCATCGGCGGCGACACCGACGCGCCCATCCACCTCGACGGCATCCTCCGGGAGCCGACCGTCTACGCCGACGGAGAGGAAGTCGACCTGCCGCGACCCTGA
- a CDS encoding type II glyceraldehyde-3-phosphate dehydrogenase, whose amino-acid sequence MVRVGINGYGTIGKRVADAVRAQDDMEVVGVAKTRPNFEAERAVEKDYPLYAAVEERVELFDDAGIELAGMVEELVEESDVVVDACPSGIGEQNAEMYEEYDTPALYQGGESADFVDTSFNARSNYSDANGADHVRVVSCNTTGLSRLVAPLREEYGVEKVRATLVRRGGDPAQTGRGPINDIVPNPVTLPSHHGPDVNTIFPDLDIDTLGLKVPATLMHMHSVNVTLGEEADADEVRELLEGESRIFVIPDHYDIDGAGKLKEYAQDAGRPRGDIWENCVWGESVTTEGDDLYLFQAIHQESDVVPENVDAIRAVTNSADAAASVEKTNAALGMGI is encoded by the coding sequence ATGGTACGCGTCGGTATCAACGGATACGGAACCATCGGCAAGCGCGTCGCGGACGCCGTCCGCGCACAGGACGACATGGAGGTCGTCGGCGTCGCCAAGACGCGCCCGAACTTCGAGGCCGAGCGGGCCGTCGAGAAGGACTATCCCCTCTACGCCGCCGTCGAAGAGCGCGTCGAACTGTTCGACGACGCGGGCATCGAACTCGCCGGCATGGTCGAGGAACTGGTCGAGGAGAGCGACGTCGTCGTCGACGCCTGCCCCTCCGGCATCGGCGAGCAGAACGCCGAGATGTACGAGGAGTACGACACGCCGGCGCTCTATCAGGGCGGCGAGTCGGCCGACTTCGTCGACACCAGTTTCAACGCCCGCTCGAACTACTCCGACGCCAACGGGGCCGACCACGTCCGGGTCGTCTCCTGCAACACGACCGGACTCTCGCGACTCGTTGCGCCGCTCCGCGAGGAGTACGGCGTCGAGAAGGTCCGGGCGACGCTGGTCCGGCGGGGCGGCGACCCCGCCCAGACCGGCCGCGGTCCCATCAACGACATCGTGCCGAACCCGGTGACGCTCCCCTCCCACCACGGGCCGGACGTCAACACAATCTTCCCGGACCTCGACATCGACACGCTCGGCCTGAAGGTGCCGGCGACGCTGATGCACATGCACAGCGTCAACGTCACCCTCGGCGAGGAAGCCGACGCCGACGAGGTCCGCGAACTGCTCGAAGGCGAGTCGCGCATCTTCGTCATCCCCGACCACTACGACATCGACGGCGCGGGCAAGTTGAAGGAGTACGCCCAGGACGCAGGTCGCCCGCGCGGGGACATCTGGGAGAACTGCGTCTGGGGCGAGTCGGTCACCACCGAGGGCGACGACCTCTACCTCTTCCAGGCCATCCACCAGGAGAGCGACGTGGTGCCCGAGAACGTCGACGCGATTCGGGCGGTCACCAACAGCGCCGACGCCGCAGCGAGCGTCGAGAAGACGAACGCCGCGCTCGGCATGGGCATCTGA
- a CDS encoding Hsp20/alpha crystallin family protein produces the protein MRRDDRDDPFDDLFREIERMMNEMMGENVDMHVERGTGGDAGFGAETHVDIHEDDESVRVIADLPGVEKDDIDLQCDGEVLTISAASDHREYDEKVRLPARVDEHSASATYNNGVLEVTFEKSEDSADIDVQ, from the coding sequence ATGCGACGAGACGACCGCGACGACCCCTTCGACGACCTCTTCCGCGAGATAGAGCGCATGATGAACGAGATGATGGGCGAGAACGTCGACATGCACGTCGAGCGCGGGACCGGCGGCGACGCCGGGTTCGGCGCCGAAACCCACGTCGACATCCACGAGGACGACGAGTCGGTCCGCGTCATCGCCGACCTCCCCGGCGTCGAGAAGGACGACATCGACCTCCAGTGCGACGGCGAGGTGCTGACCATCAGCGCGGCCAGCGACCACCGCGAGTACGACGAGAAGGTCCGACTGCCCGCCCGCGTCGACGAACACTCCGCGTCGGCGACCTACAACAACGGCGTCCTCGAGGTCACGTTCGAGAAGTCGGAGGATTCGGCCGACATCGACGTCCAGTAG
- a CDS encoding VOC family protein produces MELREVAIFSDEVATTAAFYERLVGEPVVRRESMALFDVEGVRVLVHETYEPQEGDLPCEDHYAFAVDDVDEAFARVSGSGSDLTVYREPADYDWGRSAYFRDPDGRIVELTE; encoded by the coding sequence ATGGAACTGCGCGAGGTGGCGATATTCTCGGACGAGGTGGCGACGACGGCGGCGTTCTACGAGCGCCTCGTCGGCGAACCGGTGGTTCGGCGGGAGTCGATGGCGCTGTTCGACGTCGAGGGCGTCAGGGTGCTCGTCCACGAGACGTACGAACCTCAGGAGGGCGACCTGCCGTGCGAGGACCACTACGCGTTCGCGGTCGACGACGTCGACGAGGCGTTCGCTCGCGTCTCGGGGAGCGGGAGCGACCTCACCGTCTACCGTGAACCCGCCGACTACGACTGGGGACGGTCGGCCTACTTCCGGGACCCCGACGGCCGAATCGTCGAACTCACCGAGTAG
- a CDS encoding methyl-accepting chemotaxis protein, which yields MSDISNRLRSAAAALVPTAVRTRFAAKFFAAVLLIMIVTSGVGAYNYVSAKDTVERQARDQLVSTAELQADGLQEWLSNVRLQTRTLSDAEAFHSTNATAVDQYLRAKEESYPDEVVAMHFVNVDSLTVVASSANGTAGTDLRTANVSWADDSLGYWLGDTSNVLVSTPYESVAGDETVVAFVSAVPGNDDHAVVVTATLAGRADSLHQTVAGGYTKVLNEDGRTILDSASGDEGGSGDGSATGDSGGGAAGINESAVVADGAESDRTGFVSGERTVAAYAPVDGSNWVVVTYAPKASAYAMRDAVATSLLSTVLTAVLVLGVVATAFGRRTARALRTLAAKAGAMEDGDLDVELETTREDELGRLYGAFDGMRASIREQIRAAESAQDSAESAREEAERERREAERARERADRMNDRLEATAAEYGDAMAECAEGDLTRRLDEETESDAMAEVAGSFNEMLDEWEATILHVRSFGEDAAAASERLTDRTAEVEGAGTEVSESVREISDGADAQDRRLREAAAEMNDLSATVEEISSATDEVAGQADAAAETGDAGRESATRALAELDAIESNVDATVETVERLDDEMADIEEVVDLISDIAEQTNMLALNANIEAARADAGGEGFAVVAEEVKSLADRTREATDDIEASIDRVRDRTETTVSEIRETREGVSEGAETVEAALEALDDVAAAVERTNDGLQEISDATESQAESAGEVVAMVEEVASIGEQTAAEADEAASAAEQQTTALAAVSDDVADVADRAERLRALLGEFDVAVDDTVEREASRPVRGDGGVQDAAPRDGGDGSGDADGFEYVESPADRDDR from the coding sequence ATGAGTGACATCTCGAATCGGCTCCGGTCGGCGGCCGCGGCGCTCGTGCCGACCGCGGTTCGAACGCGCTTCGCGGCGAAGTTCTTCGCCGCCGTCCTGCTCATCATGATAGTCACGAGCGGGGTCGGCGCGTACAACTACGTCTCCGCGAAGGACACCGTCGAACGGCAGGCCCGCGACCAACTCGTCTCGACCGCCGAGTTGCAGGCCGACGGCCTCCAGGAGTGGCTCTCGAACGTGCGTCTGCAGACCCGGACGCTGTCGGACGCCGAGGCGTTCCACTCGACGAACGCGACCGCGGTCGACCAGTACCTCCGGGCGAAAGAAGAGAGCTACCCCGACGAGGTGGTGGCGATGCACTTCGTGAACGTCGACTCGCTGACGGTCGTCGCCAGTTCCGCCAACGGGACCGCGGGCACCGACCTCCGGACGGCGAACGTCTCGTGGGCCGACGACTCGCTGGGCTACTGGCTCGGCGACACCAGCAACGTCCTCGTCTCCACGCCCTACGAGAGCGTCGCGGGCGACGAGACGGTCGTCGCGTTCGTCAGCGCCGTCCCCGGCAACGACGACCACGCCGTCGTCGTGACCGCGACGCTGGCCGGTCGGGCCGACAGCCTCCACCAGACCGTCGCGGGCGGGTACACGAAGGTCCTGAACGAGGACGGTCGGACCATCCTCGACAGCGCGTCCGGCGACGAAGGCGGGTCGGGCGACGGGAGCGCGACCGGCGACTCCGGCGGGGGCGCGGCGGGCATCAACGAGTCGGCGGTCGTCGCCGACGGCGCCGAGAGCGACCGCACCGGATTCGTCTCGGGCGAGCGAACGGTCGCGGCGTACGCGCCGGTCGACGGGTCGAACTGGGTGGTCGTCACCTACGCGCCGAAGGCGAGCGCCTACGCGATGCGCGACGCGGTCGCGACGAGTCTGCTCTCGACGGTGCTGACCGCCGTCCTCGTCCTCGGCGTCGTGGCGACCGCGTTCGGCCGCCGGACCGCCCGCGCGCTCCGGACTCTGGCGGCGAAGGCCGGAGCCATGGAGGACGGCGACCTCGACGTGGAACTGGAGACGACCCGCGAGGACGAACTCGGCCGGCTCTACGGCGCCTTCGACGGGATGCGAGCCTCCATCCGCGAGCAGATACGGGCGGCCGAGTCGGCCCAGGACTCCGCCGAATCCGCCCGCGAGGAGGCCGAACGCGAGCGCCGCGAGGCCGAGCGCGCCCGCGAGCGCGCGGACCGGATGAACGACCGACTCGAAGCGACCGCCGCCGAGTACGGCGACGCGATGGCCGAGTGCGCCGAGGGCGACCTCACCCGGCGACTCGACGAGGAAACCGAGAGCGACGCGATGGCCGAGGTCGCCGGGTCGTTCAACGAGATGCTCGACGAGTGGGAGGCGACCATCCTCCACGTCCGGTCGTTCGGCGAGGACGCGGCCGCCGCCAGCGAGCGCCTGACCGACCGCACCGCCGAGGTCGAGGGCGCCGGCACCGAGGTCAGCGAGTCGGTCCGCGAGATTTCGGACGGCGCAGACGCCCAGGACCGCCGCCTCCGGGAGGCGGCCGCCGAGATGAACGACCTCTCGGCGACCGTCGAGGAGATATCCTCGGCGACCGACGAGGTGGCCGGCCAGGCCGACGCCGCCGCCGAAACCGGCGACGCGGGCCGCGAGTCGGCGACCCGGGCGCTGGCGGAACTCGACGCCATCGAATCGAACGTCGACGCCACCGTCGAGACGGTCGAGCGCCTCGACGACGAGATGGCCGACATCGAGGAAGTCGTCGACCTCATCTCCGACATCGCCGAGCAGACCAACATGCTGGCGCTCAACGCCAACATCGAGGCCGCCCGGGCCGACGCGGGCGGCGAGGGCTTCGCGGTGGTCGCCGAGGAAGTCAAGAGCCTCGCCGACCGGACCCGCGAGGCGACCGACGACATCGAGGCGTCTATCGACCGGGTGCGCGACCGGACCGAAACCACCGTCTCGGAGATTCGAGAGACTCGCGAGGGAGTCTCGGAGGGCGCCGAGACGGTCGAGGCCGCCCTGGAGGCGCTCGACGACGTCGCGGCCGCGGTCGAGCGCACCAACGACGGCCTCCAGGAGATAAGCGACGCCACCGAGTCCCAGGCCGAGTCGGCCGGCGAGGTGGTGGCGATGGTCGAGGAGGTCGCGTCCATCGGCGAGCAGACCGCCGCGGAGGCCGACGAGGCTGCGAGCGCGGCCGAACAGCAGACCACCGCGCTGGCGGCCGTCTCCGACGACGTCGCCGACGTGGCCGACCGGGCCGAGCGCCTCCGGGCGCTACTGGGCGAGTTCGACGTGGCCGTCGACGACACCGTCGAGCGAGAGGCGTCGCGGCCCGTGCGGGGCGACGGCGGGGTTCAGGATGCGGCTCCGCGAGACGGTGGCGACGGGAGCGGGGACGCCGACGGCTTCGAATACGTCGAATCCCCGGCCGACCGCGACGACCGGTAA
- a CDS encoding HVO_0476 family zinc finger protein: MSETAERVPVACPSCSPDEATVHEVLTTGGGRATVRCTECSHVHKVTPDEDEEVERDVIVSQEGESFSATVDAPPQETVAVGEEFVLETPEAIMVVRITDLQLGEERRTDEAKVEDVEAFWTRAVDNVRVNVTINPNDGSHDDSTSVKIDVPGDREFEVGKVEEFGNEEFRVKSIAVREDAHGYDFNPLREEGDTALAKDIKRLYGDDQTSSAWSAW; the protein is encoded by the coding sequence ATGAGCGAGACAGCAGAACGCGTCCCGGTCGCCTGTCCGTCGTGTTCGCCCGACGAGGCGACGGTCCACGAGGTGCTGACGACCGGCGGCGGACGCGCCACCGTCCGCTGTACCGAGTGCAGTCACGTCCACAAGGTCACGCCCGACGAAGACGAGGAGGTCGAGCGCGACGTCATCGTCTCCCAGGAGGGAGAGTCGTTTTCGGCCACCGTCGACGCCCCGCCGCAGGAGACCGTCGCGGTCGGCGAGGAGTTCGTCCTCGAAACGCCCGAGGCCATCATGGTCGTGCGAATCACCGACCTCCAACTCGGCGAGGAGCGCCGGACCGACGAGGCGAAAGTCGAGGACGTCGAGGCGTTCTGGACCCGCGCGGTCGACAACGTCCGCGTCAACGTCACCATCAACCCTAACGACGGGAGCCACGACGACTCGACCAGCGTCAAGATCGACGTGCCCGGCGACCGCGAGTTCGAGGTCGGGAAGGTCGAGGAGTTCGGCAACGAGGAGTTCCGCGTCAAGTCCATCGCGGTGCGCGAGGACGCCCACGGCTACGACTTCAACCCGCTTCGCGAGGAGGGCGACACCGCGCTCGCCAAGGACATCAAACGGCTGTACGGCGACGACCAGACGTCCTCGGCCTGGTCGGCGTGGTGA
- a CDS encoding ATP-grasp domain-containing protein, which yields MLDLAVAYREETFERVRDPLAERGIRVRHVPCEATTFPLSDPPWSPDDFDAGFVYPSRAMEGGVLETMLDVPWVNDREAVLTSRNKAGVISALSRADVPVPETVFVSNPADEADLLAAFERLDPPVVVKPNSTTRGAGVAKVGDADSFLGVTDYLDLVHDYRATGDKSFLVQEFVPDAVDYRAMVVDDECVGGVERRLPESSDAGRWKHNVHRGAEATGVDLPADLRDLAERTAEVLDIRYLGVDLLVSGDRAVVNETNARPTVDAATKYDDGFYDRLAGLIRKTAES from the coding sequence ATGCTGGACCTCGCGGTCGCCTACCGAGAGGAGACCTTCGAGCGCGTGCGCGACCCCCTCGCCGAGCGCGGGATTCGCGTCCGACACGTCCCCTGCGAGGCGACGACGTTTCCGCTGTCGGACCCGCCCTGGAGCCCCGACGACTTCGACGCGGGCTTCGTCTACCCCTCGCGGGCGATGGAGGGCGGCGTGCTGGAGACGATGCTCGACGTGCCGTGGGTCAACGACCGCGAGGCGGTGCTCACCTCGCGGAACAAGGCCGGGGTGATTTCGGCGCTGTCGCGGGCCGACGTGCCGGTGCCCGAGACGGTCTTCGTCTCGAACCCCGCCGACGAGGCCGACCTGCTCGCGGCGTTCGAGCGCCTCGACCCGCCGGTCGTCGTCAAGCCCAACTCGACCACGCGCGGGGCCGGCGTCGCGAAGGTCGGCGACGCCGACTCCTTCCTGGGCGTGACCGACTACCTCGATTTGGTCCACGACTACCGGGCGACCGGCGACAAATCGTTCCTCGTCCAGGAGTTCGTCCCCGACGCGGTCGACTACCGCGCGATGGTGGTCGACGACGAGTGCGTCGGGGGCGTCGAGCGCCGACTCCCGGAATCGTCGGACGCGGGCCGCTGGAAGCACAACGTCCACCGCGGCGCCGAGGCGACCGGCGTCGACCTCCCCGCGGACCTCCGGGACCTCGCCGAGCGCACCGCCGAGGTACTCGACATCCGGTACCTCGGCGTCGACCTGCTGGTTTCGGGCGACCGGGCGGTCGTCAACGAGACCAACGCCCGCCCGACCGTCGACGCGGCGACCAAGTACGACGACGGCTTCTACGACCGACTCGCGGGGCTGATTCGGAAGACGGCGGAGTCGTGA